One genomic segment of Odocoileus virginianus isolate 20LAN1187 ecotype Illinois chromosome 33, Ovbor_1.2, whole genome shotgun sequence includes these proteins:
- the QPRT gene encoding LOW QUALITY PROTEIN: nicotinate-nucleotide pyrophosphorylase [carboxylating] (The sequence of the model RefSeq protein was modified relative to this genomic sequence to represent the inferred CDS: deleted 1 base in 1 codon): MDPEGLAHLLPPATLAALADSWLREDCPGLNYVALVSGKAPSQAVLWAKSPGVLAGRPFFDAIFAQVNCQVSWFLPEGSKLVPVAKVAEVRGPAHCLLLGERVALNMLARCSGVASMAAAAVEIARGTGWAGHVAGTRKTTPGFRLVEKYGLLVGGAAAHRYDLGGLVMVKDNHVMAAGGVKKAVRAARLAADFALKVEVECSSLQEAVEGAEAGADLVLLDNFRPEELHPTAAVLKAQFPSVSVEASGGVTLDNLPQFCGPHIDVISLGMLTQAAPALDFSLKLFAEGATPVPHTHRS; encoded by the exons ATGGATCCTGAAG gCCTGGCGCATCTGCTGCCTCCTGCCACTCTGGCCGCCCTGGCAGACAGCTGGCTCCGAGAGGACTGCCCAGGCCTCAACTACGTGGCCTTGGTCTCGGGGAAAGCCCCCTCGCAGGCGGTGCTGTGGGCCAAGTCTCCGGGGGTGCTGGCAGGGAGGCCCTTCTTTGATGCCATCTTTGCCCAAGTCAACTGCCAGGTCTCCTGGTTCCTGCCTGAGGGATCAAAGCTGGTGCCTGTGGCCAAGGTGGCCGAAGTCCGGGGCCCTGCCCATTGCCTGCTGCTC GGGGAGCGGGTGGCCCTTAACATGCTGGCCCGCTGCAGTGGAGTTGCCAGCATGGCTGCTGCCGCGGTAGAGATCGCCAGGGGGACCGGCTGGGCCGGGCATGTGGCAGGCACACGCAAGACTACACCAGGCTTCCGGCTGGTGGAGAAATACGGGCTCCTAGTGGGCGGGGCTGCCGCCCACCGCTACGACCTTGGCGGgctggtgatggtgaaggacaaccATGTCATGGCAGCCGGTGGTGTGAAAAAG GCGGTGCGGGCAGCCCGGCTGGCAGCCGACTTCGCCCTGAAGGTGGAGGTGGAATGCAGCAGCCTGCAGGAGGCTGTGGAGGGGGCCGAGGCAGGAGCGGACCTCGTCTTGCTGGACAACTTCAGGCCTGAG GAGCTGCACCCCACGGCCGCCGTGCTGAAGGCACAGTTCCCCAGTGTGAGTGTGGAGGCCAGTGGGGGCGTCACGCTGGACAACCTCCCGCAGTTCTGTGGGCCCCACATCGATGTCATCTCTTTGGGGATGCTGACGCAGGCGGCCCCGGCCCTCGATTTCTCCCTCAAGCTGTTTGCTGAAGGGGCCACTCCTGTGCCCCACACCCACCGGTCCTAA